A genome region from bacterium SCSIO 12844 includes the following:
- a CDS encoding MFS transporter has product MADGKLSKHQLQTVLIVIFISMTAIFISDIFIPSMPSLVVDLETSKPSLEFSIPFYFLLFALGQLFFGPLSEKFGRKFIVLCGLYIALIGSIITVFSFSIYQLFIGRAIEAIGMAAPMSISRAILRDLIKHNTLYVTVSSYMGSMILIAPVMAPLFGAYLALHFGWRSNFVFLIILNIIGLLLAHFVLTETLLNRKNRLSAKLTYKTYLSIISKPYFSINVFISSLFMASILCYLALSSFLFQKTLGLTMTQFSWTFALGDAFLILGMLANPRLLKRFNLEVNIGVGIAFGLVAAISLILFMLFNHITVISVLFSVMMFNFAAGIVFPSCGAAAILPFAKRLGAVGALTGALQMLTAGIISSIITQIPLDAVQLLGIIFTLSSVLGLVTFIKLMKVNIDVENNSITNKGGV; this is encoded by the coding sequence ATGGCAGATGGTAAATTATCCAAGCATCAGCTACAGACTGTACTGATTGTAATTTTTATCTCTATGACAGCTATATTTATTTCAGATATATTTATTCCATCAATGCCGTCTTTGGTTGTTGATTTAGAAACATCAAAGCCATCATTAGAGTTCAGCATTCCGTTTTATTTTTTATTGTTTGCTTTGGGACAATTATTTTTTGGACCATTATCTGAAAAATTTGGGCGTAAATTTATTGTATTATGTGGCTTATATATTGCTTTAATCGGTAGTATTATTACTGTCTTTAGTTTCTCAATTTATCAATTGTTTATTGGGCGTGCCATTGAAGCGATTGGGATGGCAGCTCCCATGTCAATTAGCCGAGCAATTTTAAGAGATTTAATTAAGCATAATACATTATATGTTACGGTTTCATCCTATATGGGTTCAATGATTTTAATCGCTCCTGTAATGGCGCCATTATTTGGTGCGTATCTAGCATTACATTTTGGTTGGCGGAGTAATTTTGTTTTTTTAATTATACTAAATATAATTGGTTTATTATTAGCGCATTTTGTTCTAACAGAGACATTATTAAATCGTAAAAATCGGCTATCAGCTAAGTTGACTTATAAAACCTACCTTAGCATTATTTCAAAGCCATACTTTTCGATTAATGTATTTATCTCTTCATTGTTTATGGCATCAATTTTATGTTATTTGGCTTTAAGTTCATTCTTATTTCAAAAAACATTAGGCTTAACAATGACACAGTTTAGCTGGACATTTGCGTTAGGTGATGCTTTTTTAATTTTAGGTATGCTAGCTAATCCACGATTATTAAAACGCTTTAATTTAGAAGTAAATATAGGTGTTGGCATTGCTTTTGGTTTAGTTGCAGCAATTAGTTTAATACTATTTATGTTATTTAATCATATTACCGTAATTTCTGTACTATTCTCAGTGATGATGTTTAATTTTGCTGCAGGTATTGTTTTTCCATCCTGTGGTGCAGCTGCAATTTTACCTTTTGCCAAACGTTTAGGTGCGGTTGGTGCATTAACCGGTGCACTTCAAATGTTAACTGCAGGTATAATTTCATCTATTATTACCCAAATTCCACTTGATGCTGTACAATTACTTGGTATTATTTTTACACTTTCTAGTGTTTTAGGTTTAGTGACATTTATTAAATTAATGAAGGTAAATATTGATGTTGAGAATAACTCGATTACAAACAAAGGGGGCGTTTAA
- the putA gene encoding bifunctional proline dehydrogenase/L-glutamate gamma-semialdehyde dehydrogenase PutA, producing the protein MRLSELSLTYRKNPLMLTISDYWAIDEETIVKSLANQAQLQEGQIEKVQSIASELVAQVRRERLSKSGLDAFMMQYDLSSSEGIVLMCLAESLLRIPDTITADKLIRDKLTAANWNEHLGKSESLFVNAATWSLMLTGRLIHKDRENTEHFSNTLKSFLSKRSRPVVRSAVKHAMKVLGKQYVMGETINAALKRARQYEKQGYRYSYDMLGEAARTMGDAEFYFKEYTDAINAIGKSESAQLGSIKNNAGISVKLSALHPRYEVAQSDRIHKELYPKLLQLMELAKSYNIGLNIDAEETERLELSLELIDRLATERSLHGYQGIGIVVQAYQKRASFVLDYLVDLAQRTNHRFMIRLVKGAYWDAEIKHAQEEGLGGYPVFSRKCYTDVSYQACAKKILENTDYIYPQFATHNALSVATILELAGDYRDFEFQCLHGMGTALYDHVVGEDNFNIPCRIYAPVGTHEHLLPYLVRRLLENGANSSFVNRIVDEKVPIEQLVEDPIEKAKRFEFKPHSQIALPRFIYGEERMNSQGYNINDVATLEKLSQQMKDTFAKNEYFAKPIIEGIELVNGKDRAVDIISPSTGQLVGKVLYATSDQTDIAFDCALKAFENWRLTSAHQRAEYLEKMADLLEEHAPELMAIAINEAGKTLSNAIAEVREAIDFCRYYAQQAKEHFAEAKTLPGPTGELNQISLHGRGVVVCISPWNFPLAIFLGQVAASLAAGNVVLAKPAEQTSLIAYEAVKLFHKAGIPTGVLQLLPGTGEQVGAKLIDHPKVAGVVFTGSTEVAHIIQRTLASKPGAIVPLIAETGGQNAMVVDSSALPEQVVADVINSSFDSAGQRCSALRVLFLQSDVADNIIEMLKGAMKELTVGDPNNLKTDIGPVIDKEAQTNLQNHIDQMKKDAKFIYEVETGELSGTFITPTVFELDHINALKREIFGPVLHIVRFEADNLDGVIDQINSTGYGLTFGIHSRIDETVKYFQERIRVGNIYVNRNIVGAVVGVQPFGGEGLSGTGPKAGGPLYLYRLAVERTVSVDTTASGGNASLMTLNENDA; encoded by the coding sequence ATGAGATTAAGTGAATTATCTTTAACTTACCGCAAGAATCCATTAATGCTAACGATTAGTGATTATTGGGCGATTGATGAAGAGACAATCGTAAAGTCTTTGGCAAACCAAGCACAATTACAAGAAGGTCAAATAGAAAAAGTTCAATCAATTGCTAGTGAATTAGTTGCTCAAGTTAGAAGAGAGAGATTAAGTAAAAGTGGCCTTGATGCATTTATGATGCAATATGATTTATCTTCATCAGAAGGTATTGTCTTGATGTGTTTGGCTGAGTCATTATTACGTATCCCAGATACAATTACAGCAGATAAGCTAATTCGTGATAAATTAACCGCAGCAAATTGGAATGAACACTTAGGTAAAAGTGAATCATTATTTGTGAATGCAGCAACATGGAGTTTAATGCTTACTGGTAGACTCATTCATAAAGATCGTGAGAATACAGAACATTTTTCTAATACATTAAAGAGCTTTCTATCTAAGCGTTCGCGGCCAGTCGTTCGTAGTGCAGTTAAGCATGCAATGAAAGTATTAGGTAAGCAGTATGTTATGGGTGAGACGATTAATGCTGCATTAAAAAGAGCGCGTCAATATGAAAAGCAAGGTTATCGTTATTCTTATGATATGTTAGGTGAAGCAGCTAGGACTATGGGTGATGCTGAATTTTATTTTAAAGAATATACTGATGCAATTAATGCCATTGGAAAATCTGAATCAGCACAATTAGGTAGTATCAAAAATAATGCAGGTATTTCAGTTAAATTATCTGCGTTACATCCTCGCTATGAAGTTGCTCAGTCTGATCGTATACATAAAGAGCTATACCCTAAATTACTTCAATTAATGGAATTAGCTAAATCATATAATATTGGTTTAAATATTGATGCTGAGGAAACTGAACGCTTAGAGTTATCATTAGAATTAATAGATCGTTTGGCAACTGAACGGTCATTACATGGATATCAAGGTATCGGTATTGTAGTTCAAGCCTATCAAAAGCGAGCAAGCTTTGTTTTGGATTATTTGGTTGATTTAGCACAGCGCACCAATCATCGATTTATGATTCGTTTAGTTAAAGGCGCCTATTGGGATGCTGAAATTAAACATGCTCAAGAAGAAGGTTTAGGTGGTTATCCAGTATTTAGTCGTAAATGCTATACTGATGTTTCTTATCAAGCATGTGCTAAGAAAATTTTAGAAAATACAGATTATATCTACCCGCAGTTTGCAACACATAATGCACTTAGTGTTGCAACTATTTTAGAGCTAGCAGGCGATTACCGTGATTTTGAGTTTCAGTGTTTACATGGTATGGGAACTGCACTTTATGATCATGTTGTTGGTGAAGATAATTTTAATATTCCATGTCGTATTTATGCGCCTGTTGGTACGCATGAGCATTTATTACCTTATTTAGTTCGTAGGTTATTAGAAAATGGTGCGAATAGTTCATTTGTTAATCGTATTGTTGATGAGAAAGTGCCAATTGAGCAACTAGTTGAAGACCCAATAGAAAAAGCCAAACGATTTGAATTTAAGCCGCATAGTCAAATTGCATTACCTAGATTTATTTATGGAGAAGAACGTATGAACTCACAAGGTTACAATATCAATGATGTTGCGACATTAGAAAAGTTATCACAACAAATGAAAGATACATTTGCTAAGAATGAATATTTTGCAAAGCCTATCATTGAGGGTATTGAATTAGTCAATGGTAAAGATCGAGCAGTTGATATAATTTCGCCATCTACTGGTCAGTTAGTGGGTAAAGTATTGTATGCAACTTCTGATCAAACAGATATTGCATTTGATTGTGCATTAAAGGCATTTGAGAATTGGCGCTTAACTTCGGCTCATCAACGAGCTGAATATTTAGAAAAAATGGCTGACTTACTTGAAGAGCATGCACCTGAATTAATGGCAATTGCGATTAATGAGGCAGGTAAAACATTATCTAATGCGATAGCAGAAGTAAGAGAAGCAATTGACTTTTGTCGTTATTATGCACAACAAGCAAAAGAGCATTTTGCAGAAGCTAAAACGTTACCAGGACCAACGGGTGAGTTAAATCAAATTAGTCTTCATGGTCGAGGTGTGGTGGTATGTATTAGCCCTTGGAATTTTCCATTAGCGATTTTCTTAGGTCAAGTTGCAGCATCCTTAGCAGCAGGTAATGTTGTTTTGGCAAAACCAGCAGAACAAACATCATTAATTGCTTATGAAGCAGTGAAATTATTTCATAAGGCAGGTATTCCAACGGGAGTTTTACAACTATTACCGGGTACAGGTGAACAAGTTGGTGCTAAATTAATTGATCATCCAAAAGTAGCGGGTGTTGTTTTTACAGGCTCAACAGAAGTTGCACATATTATTCAAAGGACCTTAGCATCTAAACCAGGCGCAATTGTACCGTTAATTGCTGAAACAGGTGGTCAAAATGCCATGGTTGTTGACTCATCTGCATTACCAGAGCAAGTGGTTGCTGATGTGATTAATTCATCATTTGATAGCGCTGGTCAACGTTGCTCAGCTTTGCGTGTTTTATTTTTACAATCTGATGTTGCTGATAATATTATTGAAATGTTAAAAGGTGCGATGAAGGAGCTGACAGTTGGAGATCCAAACAATTTAAAAACAGACATTGGCCCTGTTATCGATAAAGAAGCGCAGACTAACTTGCAGAACCATATTGATCAGATGAAGAAAGATGCTAAGTTTATCTATGAAGTTGAAACTGGTGAATTAAGTGGTACTTTTATTACGCCAACTGTATTTGAACTTGATCATATTAATGCTCTAAAAAGAGAAATATTTGGTCCAGTTTTACATATTGTTCGGTTTGAAGCTGATAATTTAGATGGCGTTATTGATCAAATTAATAGTACAGGCTATGGCTTAACCTTTGGTATCCATAGTCGCATTGATGAAACCGTAAAATATTTCCAAGAGCGTATTCGAGTAGGTAATATTTATGTTAATCGTAATATTGTTGGTGCGGTAGTTGGTGTACAGCCATTTGGTGGGGAAGGTTTATCAGGAACAGGTCCTAAAGCAGGTGGTCCATTGTATTTATACCGCTTAGCAGTTGAAAGAACAGTTAGCGTTGATACGACAGCATCAGGCGGTAATGCATCATTGATGACTTTAAATGAAAATGATGCTTAA
- a CDS encoding IS4 family transposase codes for MIALQIINDVNLSQIAKCFPSKASTMSCYRRLQRFITRFEISFLSLWKLTDTIFNLSDQVILCMDRTNWKFGKVHINFLMIAIAYKGVAIPVIWSLLPQRKRGNSKAIDRQRLFDQLLEFIPAIRIKTLLCDREFIDGNWIAYLSSKQVKFVIRAKGNYLASNKKISKLFLTFKASQVRTLHNTKCIVGCDLYVSGLRLPTDELVIVITREFNLNALDQYKIRWEIESFFSAIKKRGFNPIN; via the coding sequence ATTATTGCCCTACAGATAATAAATGATGTTAATCTTTCACAAATTGCTAAATGCTTTCCATCAAAAGCATCAACTATGTCATGTTATAGACGTCTTCAACGTTTTATCACAAGGTTTGAAATATCTTTTCTTAGCCTCTGGAAACTAACCGACACCATTTTCAATTTATCTGATCAAGTAATATTATGCATGGATAGAACTAACTGGAAGTTTGGCAAGGTACATATTAATTTTCTAATGATTGCTATTGCTTATAAAGGTGTTGCAATTCCTGTGATTTGGTCACTGCTTCCTCAGCGAAAAAGAGGTAATTCAAAAGCCATTGATAGGCAGAGACTATTTGATCAACTACTTGAATTTATTCCTGCAATTAGAATTAAAACACTTTTATGTGATCGTGAATTTATTGATGGAAATTGGATAGCTTATTTGTCTAGCAAACAAGTTAAATTTGTTATTCGAGCCAAAGGTAATTACCTAGCTTCTAATAAAAAGATTTCAAAATTATTTCTAACTTTTAAAGCTTCACAAGTAAGAACACTTCATAATACAAAGTGTATAGTAGGGTGCGATTTATATGTTTCAGGACTGCGACTGCCTACAGATGAATTAGTTATTGTTATAACTAGAGAATTTAACCTAAATGCACTCGATCAATATAAAATAAGATGGGAGATTGAGTCATTTTTCTCAGCTATTAAAAAACGTGGTTTTAACCCAATTAACTGA
- a CDS encoding LysR family transcriptional regulator has protein sequence MTLNDLKVLKTIIDEKCISKAALKLHLSQPAVSNILRKIRIELDDELFIKSNTELILTNKAKQIYGYIQEILKNYQLIFEEDKIYNPKKDPVNYRIACPLHFIDFFVEDLFKEIKKHHYKIKIELSILSNYHQFESFDSYFDFIIAFNSAPDNYIKITLLNDKMVVAHQGALNHLKKPLSLPEYYNLDHLVYYTDNNPYSYFQIKKHDPRNIVFAVNTPAEVIFSKILDESLVITVAESYAKYFNLDYVNLPTELSDMVSTESMFYPSWAKQSAAHQWFKVLLLKIIRQNNPCVKQ, from the coding sequence ATGACGTTAAATGATTTAAAAGTTCTTAAAACGATTATTGATGAAAAATGTATATCTAAAGCAGCACTAAAGCTACATTTATCGCAACCTGCTGTCAGTAATATTCTAAGAAAAATACGAATAGAATTAGATGATGAGTTATTCATTAAAAGTAATACTGAGTTAATTTTAACGAACAAAGCAAAACAAATTTATGGCTATATCCAAGAAATTTTAAAAAACTATCAACTAATATTTGAAGAAGATAAAATATACAATCCTAAAAAAGATCCAGTTAATTATCGAATTGCATGTCCTTTACACTTTATCGATTTTTTTGTTGAAGATTTATTTAAAGAAATTAAAAAACACCATTATAAAATAAAGATTGAATTATCAATACTCTCAAACTATCACCAGTTTGAAAGTTTTGACAGTTACTTTGACTTTATCATTGCATTTAATTCTGCCCCAGATAACTATATTAAAATAACATTACTCAATGATAAAATGGTTGTTGCACATCAAGGGGCATTAAATCACTTAAAAAAACCTTTGAGTTTACCTGAATATTATAATCTCGATCATTTAGTCTATTATACTGATAATAACCCTTACTCATATTTTCAAATAAAAAAGCATGACCCAAGGAATATTGTTTTTGCAGTTAATACACCGGCAGAAGTTATTTTTTCAAAAATATTAGATGAATCATTAGTCATTACAGTTGCAGAGTCCTATGCAAAATACTTTAATCTTGATTATGTTAACTTACCAACCGAACTATCTGATATGGTTTCAACTGAAAGTATGTTTTATCCAAGTTGGGCTAAACAATCTGCAGCACACCAATGGTTTAAAGTGCTTTTATTAAAGATCATTCGCCAAAACAATCCTTGTGTAAAACAATAA